One segment of Panicum virgatum strain AP13 chromosome 1K, P.virgatum_v5, whole genome shotgun sequence DNA contains the following:
- the LOC120651002 gene encoding protein PHOTOSYSTEM I ASSEMBLY 2, chloroplastic-like: MAAQWSTAASLDRWVAHWRLSSPLPPPAVRARSTGRIGCASVPRELAAAAEAEQAAPPVVFDDTEEEGVACEACGGAGWLLCDFCEGKNNNVKSEGSRLYRRCPTCKAAGFILCPRCRVYKCVTYPESNES, translated from the exons ATGGCGGCGCAATGGAGCACCGCGGCGAGCCTGGACCGGTGGGTTGCTCACTGGCGCCTcagctcgccgctgccgccaccggccGTGCGGGCGAGGAGCACGGGCAGGATCGGCTGCGCGTCCGTGCCAAgggagctcgccgcggccgcggaggcggagcaggccgcgccgccggtggtCTTCGACGACACTGAG GAAGAAGGTGTAGCCTGCGaagcgtgcggcggcgcggggtggcTGCTCTGCGACTTCTGCGAGGGGAAGAACAACAACGTCAAGTCCGAGGGCAGCCGGCTGTACCGCCGCTGCCCGACCTGCAAAGCC GCGGGATTCATCCTGTGCCCGAGATGCAGGGTGTACAAGTGCGTCACCTACCCGGAGAGCAACGAGTCATGA